One stretch of Cryptococcus neoformans var. neoformans B-3501A chromosome 5, whole genome shotgun sequence DNA includes these proteins:
- a CDS encoding hypothetical protein (HMMPfam hit to ARM_1, Adhesion regulating molecule conserved region, score: 95.9, E(): 9.6e-26): MSYLLSVPAGRAFRRENSKWVDPQPEKGLIQMKLEDDLMQLSWKSRETNRVEDELIIFPGEATFEKVSQDPTGRTHILKFSSSNQKYFFWFQRLSREGDLRAQVDINELLQDPSYQPGSADLPAQQLERDWPPTPGAPRLTNPQPAPAANADANADANADANADAGSSSNPETSRKNMARLLAEWARGGALGQPEDDARLTDVLSPSNISALISSDPALISTITPLLPPGLSLPENPTAEDITPILSAPQFTDAIASLDNALRSGGLPGGMMRELGLPESAGSSVKGFLDGLVALGNKEAEDQDDKMEED, translated from the exons ATGTCATATCTCCTTTCCGTTCCCGCGGGACGTGCTTTCCGCCGAGAAAACAGCAAATGGGTTGACCCTCAACCCGAGAAGGGTCTGATTCAGATGAAGCTGGAAGACGACTTGATGCAGCTTT CTTGGAAATCTAGGGAAACCAATCGCGTTGAGGAT GAActtatcatcttccccgGTGAAGCTACCTTTGAAAAGGTTTCCCAG GATCCCACTGGAAGGACTCACATTCTCAAGTTCTCCAGTTCCAACCAGAAGTACTTT TTCTGGTTCCAACGATTGTCCAGGGAGGGTGATCTGAGAGCCCAAGTAGATATCAATGAACTCTTGCAGGACCCGTCCTACCA ACCAGGTAGTGCCGATCTTCCCGCGCAACAACTCGAGCGCGATTGGCCACCGACTCCTGGCGCTCCTCGTCTTACTAATCCACAGCCTGCTCCTGCTGCCAACGCCGATGCCAACGCCGATGCCAACGCCGACGCCAACGCCGATGCcggctcttcttccaaccctGAAACAAGTAGGAAGAACATGGCGAGGCTTTTGGCGGAGTGGGCACGTGGTGGTGCCCTTGGTCAGCCTGAAGACG ATGCCCGTCTCACGGACGTGCTTTCGCCCTCTAACATATCTGCACTCATCTCTTCCGATCCTGCTCTGATATCCACCATCACTCCTCTCCTGCCTCCTGGTCTTTCTCTCCCCGAGAACCCTACTGCCGAGGACATTACCCCTATTCTTTCTGCACCTCAATTCACAGATGCCATTGCGAGCCTCGACAATGCCCTTCGGAGCGGTGGCTTACCAGGTGGCATGATGAGGGAACTTGGTTTGCCTGAGAGCGCGGGGAGTAGTGTGAAAGGTTTCCTCGACGGGCTTGTAGCTTTGGGAAACAAAGAGGCGGAAGACCAAGACGAtaagatggaggaggattaG
- a CDS encoding hypothetical protein (Match to EST gb|CF185180.1|CF185180; HMMPfam hit to Pyr_redox, Pyridine nucleotide-disulphide oxidoreductase, score: 295.6, E(): 7.3e-86; HMMPfam hit to Pyr_redox_dim, Pyridine nucleotide-disulphide oxidoreductase, dimerisation domain, score: 174.3, E(): 2.4e-49) has product MPPINKAQAEQVGEYDYFVIGGGSGGLASARRAGSYGAKVGLVEVSPRLGGTCVNVGCVPKKIMWYTADVAENLRKSAQYGFGKEGEGYKLAADFNWTELKHKRDAYIHRLNGIYESNLEKDHVDHHQGWASFVDANTVAIEPPNGDKYTVKAKNIVIAVGGRPTVPSEKDIPGASYGITSDEFFELETQPKRVAVIGAGYIAVELAGVFNTLGSETHLVIRHNQLLRTFDPMMSEVLVPCMEKAGMKIHKKTHVKKVEKTSSGSLLVHLDSSSESIEVDCLLWAIGRHADTAKLGLDKAGVKYDKKGDVIVDDYQNTNVPGIYAVGDVGGRMLLTPVAIAAGRRLSNRLFGPEKYKNDKLSYDNIPSVVFSHPTIGSIGLSEPEAREKFGDDNIKIYKTSFRAMSFAMLDEDHKQPTAYKLICTGPDEKVVGLHIIGEGSDEMLQGFGVAIKMGATKEDFDACVAIHPTSSEELVTLR; this is encoded by the exons ATGCCTCCCATCAACAAGGCCCAAGCTGAGCAAGTCGGCGAATA CGACTACTTTGTCATCGGTGGTGGTTCCGGTGGTCTCGCCTCTGCT AGGCGAGCCGGTTCTTACGGTGCCAAAGTCGGTCTTGTTGAGGTTTCTCCTCGACTGGGTGGTACTTGTGTGAACGTCGG TTGTGTGCCCAAGA AGATCATGTG GTATACTGCAGACGTCGCCGAAAACCTTCGTAAATCTGCCCAATACGGCTTCGGcaaggagggtgagggCTACAAGCTCGCTGCTGACTTCAACTGGACCGAGCTCAAGCACAAGCGAGACGCCTACATCCACCGTCTCAACGGTATTTA CGAGAGCAATCTTGAGAAGGACCACGTCGATCACCATCAAGGCTGGGCCTCTTTCGTCGATGCCAACACTGTCGCGATCGAGCCTCCCAATGGCGACAAGTACACCGTGAAAGCGAAGAACATCGTTATCGCCGTCGGTGGCCGACCCACCGTCCCTTCAGAGAAAGACATCCCTGGTGCTTCCTATGGTATCACTTCTGACGAATTCTTCGAACTCGAAACTCAGCCCAAGAGGGTCGCAGTCATCGGCGCCGGTTACATCGCGGTAGAGTTGGCTGGTGTCTTCAATACCCTCGGCTCAGAGACCCACTTAGTTATTAGGCACAACCAGCTTTTGAGGACCTTTGATCCTATGATGTCAGAGGTCCTGGTTCCTTGCATGG AGAAGGCCGGCATGAAGATTCACAAGAAAACTCATGTCaagaaggttgagaagaCTTCTTCTggctctcttcttgttcacTTAGACTCCTCTTCCGAATCCATTGAGGTCGACTGCCTTCTTTGGGCTATTGGCCGACACGCTGATACTGCCAAGTTGGGCCTTGACAAGGCCGGCGTGAAGTACGACAAGAAGGGCGATGTCATTGTTGACGATTACCAGAACACCAACGTTCCTGGAATCTACGCTGTTGGTGATGTGGGAGGCAGGATGTTGTTGACCCCTGTGGCTATTGCTGCtggaaggaggttgagtAACAGACTGTTTGGCCCCGAGAAATATAAGAACGACAAGTTGAGCTACGACAACATCCCCAGTGTCGTCTTCTC CCATCCCACTATCGGCTCCATTGGTCTCTCTGAGCCTGAAGCCAGGGAGAAGTTCGGTGACGATAACATCAAGATTTACAAAACCTCT TTCCGCGCTATGTCTTTCGCCATGCTTGATGAAGACCACAAGCAACCCACAGCATATAAGCTCATTTGCACTGGTCCTGATGAGAAGGTCGTCGGTCTTCACATCATCGGTGAAGGCAGTGACGAGATGCTCCAAGGCT TTGGCGTCGCCATCAAAATGGGCGCTACTAAGGAGGACTTTGACGCTTGCGTTGCCATCC ACCCCACCTCTTCCGAGGAGCTCGTTACCCTTCGTTAA